One window of Papaver somniferum cultivar HN1 chromosome 9, ASM357369v1, whole genome shotgun sequence genomic DNA carries:
- the LOC113311546 gene encoding chloroplastic import inner membrane translocase subunit HP30-2-like, producing the protein MEGGGSVALPLKKNGIESGLTQLQTKWGELEKGFQDWVCKQPLPVETAAVAATRALQGAAEGLFYGTLAKSEVARQLFPFEIFGGTMLLKARSLAVLRGTSGAMICALKRIRGGKDDTEARAFAGFTSGFMFQTFTHSPPRSGPDAIAVGLFFAVCQVVGHEV; encoded by the exons ATGGAGGGAGGTGGATCAGTGGCGTTACCACTTAAGAAAAATGGTATTGAATCAGGATTAACTCAGCTTCAAACAAAATGGGGGGAATTAGAAAAGGGTTTccaagattgggtttgtaaacaaCCTTTACCTGTTgaaactgctgctgttgctgccaccCGTGCTTTACAAGGAGCTGCTGAGGGTTTGTTCTATGGAACCCTTGCCAAGTCTGAAGTGGCCCGTCAACTTTTTCCTTTTGAG ATTTTCGGCGGAACTATGTTGCTGAAAGCCCGTAGTTTGGCTGTTTTGAGGGGCACCAGTGGTGCTATGATTTGTGCATTGAAAAGAATTAGAGGAGGGAAAGACGATACCGAGGCTAG AGCGTTTGCAGGTTTTACTTCTGGTTTCATGTTTCAAACGTTCACACACAGTCCTCCTCGTAGCGGCCCAGATGCAATCGCAGTTGGTCTCTTCTTTGCTGTTTGTCAAGTTGTTGGGCACGAGGTATAA
- the LOC113310729 gene encoding chloroplastic import inner membrane translocase subunit HP30-2-like has translation MEGGRGGAVVLTPTNSNNIKSVITQLQIKWGELENEFQGWVSKQSLPVEAAAVAAKDALFGAASGVLLGSLPLCKDTYGSTGLIAARNVSVLFGTGGGASCVLKRIRGKDDLQARMVASFCAGFMFDMVRNFPGSNAADAILYGAGFSAIAGLLHKVRNSSQPPVVLEGARYARTRSMLLNLGLQNYEKHLLTDNTTPLLKERDLEIAGIPLGPRVLILNHIERDQKMRGG, from the exons ATGGAGGGAGGAAGAGGAGGAGCGGTGGTGTTGACACCTACTAACAGTAATAACATCAAATCAGTAATAACTCAGCTTCAAATCAAATGGGGGGAATTAGAAAATGAATTCCAGGGTTGGGTTTCTAAACAATCATTAcctgttgaagctgctgctgttgctgccaaggatGCTTTATTTGGAGCTGCTTCCGGCGTTTTGCTTGGAAGCCTTCCTCTGTGTAAAGAC ACATATGGTAGTACTGGTTTGATAGCAGCTCGAAATGTCTCTGTTTTATTTGGCACCGGTGGTGGTGCATCTTGTGTTCTGAAAAGAATTAGAGGGAAAGACGATCTCCAGGCTAGAATGGTGGCAAGTTTTTGTGCGGGATTCATGTTTGATATGGTCAGGAACTTCCCGGGTTCTAATGCTGCAGATGCAATCTTATATGGGGCCGGATTTTCGGCTATTGCTGGTCTTCTCCACAAG GTACGTAACTCTTCCCAGCCGCCGGTAGTACTGGAGGGTGCACGCTATGCCAGAACAAGAAGCATGTTGTTGAACCTAGGCCTTCAGAATTATGAGAAACACTTATTAACGGACAATACTACGCCTTTGCTTAAAGAAAG GGATCTTGAAATTGCGGGAATCCCTCTTGGACCTAGGGTTCTAATACTTAACCACATTGAAAG GGATCAAAAGATGCGGGGAGGCTGA